The following are encoded together in the Chloroflexota bacterium genome:
- a CDS encoding ABC transporter permease yields MAVFVVARLTFIEASRRKILLAAFLLGIAFLVLYGIGFYYINRDTLPNEAGASATLIKNQVYNFLTMAGLYAVNFLTIAMGALVSADTLAGEIGSGTIQAVVTKPVRRVEVVLGKWLGFAGLLALYLLMMGGGVMGIVYIESGYHVPNLVIGAPIIYLESLLIMSLTLASSSTFSTLATGGIVFGVYGIAFIGGFVEQIGAVLKNETAVNIGIISSLIMPSEALLRRASFEMTSPLVQSLGFNSGPLIVVSVPSPAMVIYGALYAIVMVTLAVRQFSRRDL; encoded by the coding sequence ATGGCTGTCTTTGTGGTTGCGCGATTGACGTTTATCGAAGCCTCGCGGCGCAAAATTTTGCTGGCCGCGTTCTTGCTGGGCATCGCCTTTTTGGTTCTTTACGGCATCGGCTTCTATTACATCAACCGCGACACCCTGCCAAACGAGGCCGGGGCGAGCGCGACCCTGATCAAAAATCAGGTCTACAATTTTTTGACGATGGCCGGGCTGTACGCGGTGAACTTCCTGACGATTGCCATGGGGGCGCTGGTGTCGGCAGATACGCTGGCCGGCGAGATCGGCTCGGGGACGATTCAGGCAGTGGTGACAAAGCCGGTGCGGCGGGTGGAGGTGGTGCTGGGCAAGTGGCTGGGCTTTGCCGGACTGCTGGCTTTGTATTTGCTGATGATGGGCGGCGGGGTGATGGGGATCGTCTACATTGAGTCCGGCTACCATGTGCCGAACTTGGTGATCGGCGCGCCGATTATCTACCTCGAAAGTTTGCTCATCATGTCCCTCACCCTGGCCAGCAGCAGCACGTTCTCAACATTGGCGACGGGCGGCATTGTGTTTGGCGTATACGGCATCGCCTTCATCGGCGGCTTCGTGGAGCAGATTGGTGCAGTGCTGAAGAACGAGACCGCCGTCAACATCGGCATCATTTCAAGTTTGATTATGCCCAGCGAGGCGCTTCTGCGCCGGGCATCATTTGAGATGACGTCGCCGCTGGTGCAGTCGCTGGGTTTCAACTCCGGGCCGCTGATCGTGGTGTCGGTGCCTAGCCCGGCGATGGTGATTTACGGGGCGCTGTATGCGATTGTGATGGTGACGCTGGCAGTAAGGCAGTTCAGCCGCCGCGATTTGTAG
- a CDS encoding DUF393 domain-containing protein, translated as MLALPNQTPGLIQQYGLTQAQVDFEVWAVNLVGDKFAGAAAANRVLAELSGLWPALAALYALPPVRWIEDCLYRWVAENRARLSGFWGATPECEVKGVECE; from the coding sequence GTGCTGGCCCTCCCCAACCAAACACCGGGACTCATTCAACAATACGGACTCACCCAAGCCCAAGTGGACTTTGAAGTTTGGGCCGTCAACTTGGTGGGAGACAAATTCGCCGGGGCCGCCGCCGCCAACCGTGTTCTGGCCGAACTGAGCGGCCTCTGGCCCGCCCTGGCCGCGCTCTACGCCCTCCCGCCCGTTCGCTGGATCGAAGATTGCCTCTATCGCTGGGTGGCCGAGAACCGCGCCCGGCTCTCGGGCTTTTGGGGCGCTACACCTGAGTGTGAAGTGAAAGGGGTGGAGTGTGAGTGA
- a CDS encoding response regulator — protein MQSNERILIVEDDETLVASLREWLEIVGYQVITALNGRTALGLLEYSRPDIILSDITMPEMDGYEFLEAVRSQPQFATIPFMFLTGRSQRQDAVVGRGLGADDYITKPCELDDLLVAIRGKIKRAQDVALAQLHSVYKDSLTVLANAIETRDSYTRGHVERVSTYAVTIARELGCTDQELADIEFGAILHDIGKIAVSESILTKPGALTETERHELYKHPETGAAMVRDISYLVSAIPAIQHHHERFDGAGYPGKLAGDSIPLTARVLAVADAFDAITSNRPYRRARSLAEATIEIHKEAGRQFDPRVVNAFQQALGKGLITDSP, from the coding sequence ATGCAAAGCAATGAACGAATCTTGATCGTCGAGGACGATGAAACCCTGGTCGCGAGCTTGCGCGAGTGGCTGGAGATAGTGGGCTACCAGGTGATTACGGCGCTCAATGGCCGCACTGCGCTCGGTTTGTTGGAATACTCGCGCCCCGATATCATCTTATCAGATATTACAATGCCCGAAATGGACGGCTATGAATTTTTGGAGGCCGTCCGCTCCCAGCCACAATTTGCCACAATTCCTTTTATGTTCCTCACCGGCCGCTCGCAGCGGCAAGATGCGGTGGTGGGCCGGGGCCTGGGCGCCGATGATTACATCACCAAACCCTGCGAGCTAGACGATCTGCTGGTCGCCATTCGCGGCAAGATCAAACGGGCGCAGGACGTGGCGCTGGCGCAACTCCACAGTGTTTACAAAGACAGCCTGACGGTGCTGGCTAACGCCATTGAAACCCGCGACTCTTACACTCGCGGCCACGTCGAGCGCGTGAGCACCTACGCCGTCACCATTGCCCGCGAACTGGGTTGCACCGATCAGGAATTGGCGGACATTGAGTTTGGCGCAATCCTGCACGACATTGGCAAGATCGCGGTTTCCGAATCGATCCTTACCAAGCCCGGCGCGCTCACCGAGACCGAGCGCCACGAGTTATACAAACACCCGGAGACGGGCGCGGCGATGGTGCGCGATATTTCCTACCTGGTCTCCGCCATTCCGGCCATTCAACATCACCACGAACGTTTCGACGGGGCCGGCTACCCCGGCAAGCTGGCCGGCGATTCCATTCCGCTCACAGCCCGAGTGCTGGCCGTGGCCGACGCCTTCGACGCCATCACCTCCAACCGCCCCTACCGCCGGGCGCGCTCGCTGGCCGAAGCCACCATTGAGATTCACAAAGAGGCGGGACGGCAATTCGACCCGCGAGTGGTGAACGCCTTTCAACAGGCGCTGGGCAAGGGATTGATCACAGACTCGCCATGA
- the rbsK gene encoding ribokinase, producing MSTHIVVVGSLNMDLVVRAPRHPQLGETILGGNFQTFPGGKGANQAVAAARLGGAVKMIGRVGNDSFGDSLLSTLKRDNVDTTHVRCDGNLPTGVALITVDAVGQNTIVVASGANGELTPDDVEAGEAAFVGAAVLLLQLECPLTAVERAIELAKKHGARVVLNPAPAQMLNATLLESVDYLAPNQTELALLTGIDDLANTRRAASHLRAHGVQRVIVTLGEEGVLAVDDEGEFYLPAHQVTVVDTTAAGDAFVGALAVALMEGRSTREAVAWGNAAGGLTVTRPGAQPSLPTRAELEQFLQLR from the coding sequence ATGAGTACTCACATTGTAGTCGTTGGAAGCTTGAACATGGATCTGGTGGTGCGCGCCCCGCGCCACCCGCAACTTGGCGAGACGATCCTCGGCGGCAACTTTCAAACGTTTCCCGGCGGCAAGGGCGCTAACCAGGCAGTGGCCGCCGCCCGCCTCGGCGGGGCGGTCAAAATGATCGGGCGCGTCGGCAACGATTCGTTTGGCGATTCGTTGTTGAGCACCCTGAAGCGCGACAACGTGGACACGACTCACGTCCGGTGTGACGGCAACCTGCCCACCGGCGTGGCCCTCATCACCGTAGACGCCGTCGGACAAAATACAATTGTGGTTGCTTCGGGGGCCAATGGAGAATTAACGCCCGACGACGTGGAGGCCGGGGAAGCCGCCTTTGTCGGGGCGGCAGTGTTGCTCCTACAACTCGAATGCCCGCTCACCGCCGTCGAGCGCGCCATTGAGTTGGCCAAGAAACACGGGGCGCGAGTCGTCCTCAACCCGGCCCCGGCGCAAATGCTAAACGCAACCTTGCTCGAAAGCGTGGATTACCTGGCGCCGAATCAAACCGAGCTGGCCCTGCTCACCGGCATAGACGATCTCGCCAACACGCGTCGCGCCGCGAGCCACTTGCGGGCACACGGCGTCCAACGGGTGATCGTGACGTTAGGAGAAGAAGGAGTGCTGGCGGTGGATGACGAGGGCGAGTTTTACTTGCCGGCGCACCAGGTGACGGTGGTGGACACCACTGCCGCCGGCGATGCCTTTGTGGGCGCGCTGGCTGTGGCTCTGATGGAAGGACGTTCAACGCGCGAAGCGGTGGCATGGGGCAACGCCGCCGGAGGGCTAACCGTCACCCGCCCCGGCGCGCAACCCTCACTGCCAACCCGCGCCGAACTCGAACAGTTCCTGCAATTGCGGTAG